A stretch of the Filimonas lacunae genome encodes the following:
- a CDS encoding SusC/RagA family TonB-linked outer membrane protein, translating to MNESIVQRRMKQLVCWLCACLLLLPAVTLAQGAGKIAGTVTNDKGDAVASATVTVKGTKRSVVTDELGHFSIAAAKGQTLLISSVGYADKEIAVEDATAITVSLAQKAEALEDVVVVGYGAQRKKDLTGSVSVVSPKEMKKVATSDVGQMLQGRTSGINVTSDGQPGAMPVIKIRGTTSFGDQTPLYVVDGVMLLNPPRDFSPNDIESIQILKDGTAAAIYGATGANGVVIITTRQGKKNAPLKVEYAGYYGFDRVPRKIPVANRVGYQMLNNESQINGGQTVAPANDPQNPKYINDVDVDWQKEAMKTGHRMNHNLNLSGGGANVTYNASLDYYKQEGNFVGNGPDYTRYTARFNSTQEKGIFKFGQSLSYTHSKENTLTYRTDVLTGGRPPLINDLVINIPTMKIYDPTMPNGYGGTQSDLQRAISLNVVAVNSMFTNFTEVDRTFGVAWAEAQLLKLKHHSLKYKINVSYDKTIARDFLYQPTFDLGFFFKQGISRLDDNSRTYTNGLFENFLTYDLTAGKHTVNVVAGTSYTKNSTLNRYSHAENVDPNYTVLDNGDNKTTSGYKDEYSFFGEFGRLNYSYANKYLLTANIRRDGSSRFAPGNKYGVFPGISAGWRISNEEFIKMPSFISDLKIRGGWGQLGNANIRNYGYLAYLNPNIVYSFGGTRVVGGLQTSVVDPNIRWETKTTTNFGVDATLMGGALDFSAEYYNNKSTDLLVDVPIPASVGATNTTVLTNAASLRNYGMEVTATYHKRNGNFTFDIGANFTTLSNKVLQLGGNESQRIVGGFITKVGETMGQHYGWVTDGIFQSQDQIANSPFQNAATAPGDFKFKDLSGPNGKPDGVIDAYDRTTLGRALPKYYYGVNFTAAYKGFDFTLFASGSGGFLINSGLYRSLMHTTDYINYHEDALKRWTPENPNNEYSRLVANDPNQNGRDSDRKGWLQKGDYLRINTLSLGYTLPKKLTGNAVGSLRVYVTAQNVYTFQAYKSFNPDYAQSRVWEPGYDAGSYPTPRVIMFGVQASF from the coding sequence ATGAATGAATCCATTGTACAACGAAGAATGAAACAACTGGTATGCTGGCTGTGCGCCTGCCTGCTATTGCTGCCTGCTGTAACGCTGGCACAGGGTGCCGGTAAAATAGCCGGTACGGTTACCAATGATAAGGGAGATGCTGTAGCGTCGGCCACTGTAACCGTAAAAGGTACTAAAAGAAGTGTGGTAACGGATGAGCTGGGCCATTTTAGCATTGCTGCTGCTAAGGGGCAAACGCTGTTGATTAGTAGTGTAGGTTATGCGGATAAGGAAATTGCGGTGGAAGATGCTACTGCTATTACGGTTTCGCTGGCACAAAAGGCGGAAGCGCTGGAAGATGTGGTAGTAGTAGGTTATGGTGCCCAACGCAAAAAAGACCTTACGGGGTCTGTTTCCGTGGTAAGCCCTAAAGAAATGAAAAAAGTGGCTACCAGTGATGTGGGCCAGATGTTGCAGGGCAGAACCTCCGGTATTAATGTTACCAGTGACGGACAACCCGGCGCTATGCCGGTGATTAAGATACGGGGTACTACTTCCTTTGGCGATCAAACGCCACTGTATGTGGTAGATGGTGTAATGTTACTGAACCCGCCCAGGGATTTTAGCCCTAACGATATAGAATCGATACAGATATTAAAAGATGGTACGGCAGCGGCTATTTACGGCGCTACCGGAGCTAATGGTGTTGTGATCATCACTACCCGCCAGGGTAAAAAGAATGCGCCGTTAAAAGTGGAGTATGCCGGTTACTATGGTTTTGACCGTGTGCCCAGGAAAATACCGGTGGCCAACAGGGTAGGCTACCAGATGCTGAACAACGAATCGCAGATTAATGGTGGCCAGACGGTGGCGCCTGCCAACGACCCGCAGAACCCTAAATACATTAATGATGTAGATGTGGATTGGCAAAAAGAAGCCATGAAAACAGGGCATCGTATGAACCACAACCTGAACCTGAGTGGCGGTGGCGCCAATGTTACTTATAACGCTTCGCTGGATTACTATAAACAGGAAGGTAACTTTGTGGGGAATGGTCCTGACTATACCCGTTATACTGCGCGTTTCAATTCCACCCAGGAGAAAGGTATTTTTAAATTCGGGCAATCGCTGTCTTATACGCACTCTAAAGAGAATACGCTGACGTATCGTACAGATGTGCTTACGGGTGGCAGACCTCCATTGATCAATGACCTGGTGATCAATATTCCTACTATGAAGATTTACGACCCTACCATGCCTAATGGCTATGGTGGTACGCAAAGCGATTTGCAAAGGGCGATTTCTTTAAACGTGGTAGCGGTGAATAGTATGTTTACCAACTTTACCGAGGTAGATCGTACGTTTGGGGTAGCATGGGCAGAAGCGCAATTGCTGAAACTGAAGCATCACAGCCTGAAATACAAGATAAATGTGAGTTATGATAAAACCATTGCCCGCGACTTTCTGTATCAGCCAACGTTTGACCTGGGCTTCTTCTTTAAACAGGGTATTAGCCGCCTGGACGATAATTCCAGAACCTATACCAATGGCTTATTTGAAAACTTCCTTACTTACGATTTGACTGCAGGCAAACATACTGTGAATGTTGTAGCGGGTACCAGCTATACGAAGAACAGTACGCTGAACCGTTATTCACATGCCGAAAACGTAGATCCCAATTATACTGTTCTGGATAATGGTGATAACAAAACCACCAGCGGTTATAAAGATGAGTATAGTTTCTTTGGTGAGTTTGGCAGGTTGAATTATAGTTATGCTAATAAATATTTGCTTACTGCCAATATTCGTCGCGATGGTTCTTCCCGCTTTGCTCCCGGAAACAAATATGGTGTATTCCCGGGCATTTCGGCAGGATGGCGCATTAGCAACGAGGAGTTTATTAAAATGCCTTCTTTTATCAGCGATTTAAAAATAAGAGGTGGCTGGGGACAGCTGGGTAATGCCAATATCCGCAACTATGGTTACCTGGCTTATCTGAACCCTAACATTGTATATAGCTTTGGTGGCACGCGTGTAGTGGGTGGTTTACAGACATCCGTGGTTGATCCGAATATCCGCTGGGAAACAAAAACCACTACCAACTTTGGTGTGGATGCTACCTTGATGGGCGGTGCCCTGGATTTTTCTGCAGAATACTATAACAATAAATCAACCGACCTGCTGGTAGATGTGCCTATTCCTGCTTCGGTAGGGGCTACCAACACTACGGTATTAACCAACGCAGCTTCTTTACGTAACTATGGTATGGAGGTTACTGCTACTTACCATAAACGCAATGGCAATTTTACTTTTGATATCGGGGCCAACTTTACTACCTTATCCAACAAGGTGTTACAACTGGGTGGCAACGAATCGCAACGTATAGTGGGTGGTTTTATTACCAAAGTGGGAGAAACGATGGGGCAGCACTATGGCTGGGTAACAGATGGTATATTCCAAAGCCAGGATCAGATTGCCAATAGCCCTTTTCAGAATGCTGCCACAGCGCCCGGAGATTTCAAATTTAAAGATCTGAGTGGGCCTAACGGCAAACCGGATGGTGTTATTGATGCGTATGACCGCACTACACTAGGCCGTGCATTACCTAAGTATTACTATGGTGTAAACTTTACTGCTGCTTACAAGGGTTTTGACTTTACCCTGTTTGCTTCGGGTAGTGGTGGTTTTCTTATCAACAGCGGCCTTTACCGCTCTCTGATGCACACTACTGACTACATTAACTACCACGAAGATGCACTGAAGCGCTGGACCCCGGAAAATCCTAATAACGAATACAGCAGGCTGGTGGCGAATGATCCTAACCAAAACGGACGCGACAGTGACCGTAAGGGCTGGTTACAGAAAGGAGATTACCTGCGCATTAATACGCTTTCATTGGGGTATACACTGCCTAAAAAACTCACAGGTAATGCTGTTGGCAGCCTGCGTGTGTATGTAACTGCGCAAAACGTGTACACCTTCCAGGCGTATAAGAGCTTTAACCCTGATTACGCACAATCACGTGTATGGGAACCGGGTTACGATGCAGGTTCTTATCCTACGCCGCGTGTAATTATGTTTGGCGTGCAGGCTTCGTTCTAG